The following coding sequences are from one Anguilla rostrata isolate EN2019 chromosome 16, ASM1855537v3, whole genome shotgun sequence window:
- the LOC135242062 gene encoding tubulin polymerization-promoting protein family member 3-like: protein MAESSDTALLLESFKKFAIHGDTKATGKEMNGKNWAKLCKDCKVIDGKNVTGTDVDIVFTKVKAKSARVISYEEFQKALEELAPKRFKGQSKEEALQSIHKLIEGKEPTNVGITKVAKTGAVDRLTDTSKYTGSHKERFDDSGKGKGKGGREELVENTGYVSAYKEAGTYDEKAKTK, encoded by the exons ATGGCAGAAAGCTCGGACACTGCGCTGCTCCTGGAGTCCTTTAAGAAGTTCGCCATCCACGGAGACACCAAGGCGACCGGGAAGGAGATGAACGGGAAAAACTGGGCCAAACTGTGCAAAGACTGCAAGGTCATCGACGGAAAGAACGTGACCGGCACGGACGTGGACATCGTCTTCACCAAAGTCAA GGCAAAGTCGGCGCGGGTCATCAGTTACGAGGAGTTCCAGAaggccctggaggagctggcGCCGAAGaggttcaaaggtcaaagtaAAGAGGAGGCGCTGCAGTCCATCCACAAGCTGATCGAGGGCAAAGAGCCCACCAACGTTGGCATAACG AAAGTAGCCAAAACCGGTGCTGTGGACAGACTGACGGACACGTCAAAGTACACGGGGTCCCACAAAGAGCGCTTCGACGACAGCGGGAAGGGGAAAGGAAAGGGCGGGCGGGAGGAGCTAGTGGAGAACACCGGCTACGTGTCCGCGTACAAGGAAGCAGGCACGTACGACGAGAAGGCCAAAACGAAGTAA